The Dehalococcoidales bacterium genome segment CAGCGTGAGCTGGGCAAATTGACTATTCCAGGAAAGGTACGAAAGAACTGGAAAGACAGGCTCTTTGAGCTAGGAGTAAACGAAGCTTCATTATTCCCAGACTTGGATCATACGGCTATTCAAATTGAATGGGAGCTTACAAAAGGCTATTAGAAGGATTTAGAACAAACCTTCAAGTTATCATCAAAAGTTCTCGCTGCTGACTCCTGTAATCTTGGAACTACACATATGACTACAGGTATCAAGTGTAAACGCCACTGTTGCGTATCCCAGGCGCTCTGAGGCAATCCCGGGATGGATGCCGGACTTCACCATCAATGAGTTCCGCGAGGTGAAGATGTAGCCGTCATTGGTGAGGGCGCTGGGACACAAGGAGATTCCGTTCAGACCCTGCCGGATGGTCAGAACAAGTCCTGGAGAATATCCTGGAAGGGAGTAAATAATGGCTTTGGAATCAGTAGTCAGGATGGACTCGGTCAGCATCAAGTGCGGCTCCGGAGCCACCCGGGAAGTCGGCTTCGACCTGAAAGAGCTTGGGGCAACAAGGGTAATGGTGGTGACAGACCTCAATCTGGCGGAAAAAGAGCCCGTGAAGGTGACCCTGAAAGCACTCGAGGACGCAGGAATTGAGGCGGTCCTGTACAGTAATACCCGCATAGAGCCTACGGACGCTTCGCTGAAGGAGGCTATCGACTTTGCCACAAGGGGTAAGTTCGATGGCTTTGCAGGCGTAGGCGGGGGCTCGAGTATGGATACTGCCAAGATTGCCAATCTCTACTCGACCTATCCGGCTGATTTCCTTACCTATGTCAACGCTCCAATCGGCAAAGGGACTCCTGTGCCCGGCCCCCTCAAGCCGTTGGTCTGCATCCCTACCACCGCGGGAACCGGAAGCGAAGTAACAGGAGTGGCTGTCTTCGACCTGGTTGAGATGCATCTCAAGACAGCTATTGCGCATCGATTCCTGCGGCCGGCGACAGGCATAGTCGACCCGGATAATACGCGCACCCTCCCCAGGATGGTCGCTGCGTGTACGGGTTTTGATGTTCTGGCCCATGCCCTGGAGTCTTTCACGGCCATACCCTACAACCAGCGCCAGGCACCGGAAAACCCACGACTGAGACCTGCTTATCAGGGTTCAAACCCGGTGAGTGATGTCTGGGCGGCAAAGGCTATTGAAATGGCAAGCAAGAACATCGTCCGGGTAGTTCAAAATCCTGCCGATGAGGAAGCTCGCAGCCAGATGATTATCGCCGCCACTTTCGCTGGAATCGGCTTTGGCAATGCGGGTACGCATCTCGGTCATGGGATGTCCTACCCTGTGTCCGGAATGGTGCGTAACTACATCCCCGAGGGATACTCTCCGGACCACGCCATTATTCCGCACGGACTGGCCGTCATTCTCACCGCCCCGGCCCTTGTTCGCTTCACCGCTCCGGTAAATCCTGAACGGCACCTGGAGGCTGCTCGACTGGCAGGCGTGGAAACTGCCGGTGCCAGATTGGAAGATGCCGGAGACATACTGGCCGACAAGATAGTCTCCCTGATGAAAGAAACAGGGATGCCCAACGGCCTGGCTGCTGTTGGCTTCACGGCAGAGGATGTGGATAAGCTGGTTGAGGGCACGTTGCCCCAGCAGCGTATAACCAGACTATCACCCAGGCTTTTTACGCCTGATGACCTGAAACAACTGTTCCTTGATTCGCTAACATGCTGGTAAGAAATGAGAGAACGGCCGACAGACGATAGACGGGGAAGATGAAACAGAATACGGTGCTGAAGTAGCGAATAATAACAGCAAGACTCCGCACCTTCGGTCTTCCCCTACTGGTTATACTTGTTCATGGCGGCCTGCAAGCCCTCGGTCAGGATGAGGTCGATGGCCTCACCAACGCGGGGGATGACTTCCCGGAAGGTCTCCTCTTCCTCCGGCGTAAGGTCACCCAGGACGTAGGTGACAATGTCAGCGTCGCCGACACCGGTAGACTCGTCCGTCCCCGCCGGCCGTCCGATACCCACCCGGATGCGGGCGAAGTCGTTCCTGCCCAGGTGGTCGATGACCGAGGTGATGCCCTTGTGCCCCGCAGAGCTGCCCACCGGCCGGATACGTATCCTGCCCGGGGGCAGGTCCAGGTCATCATGGACCACAATAATGTAATCCCGCCTGACCTGGTGCTTCTGTCGCAGGCGGTTGACCGCCAGACCGCTCCGGTTCATAAAGGTCTCCGGCTTGACAAGAATCACGTCATGTCCGAGTATCTCGCCGGTGCCGATTCGGGACGTAGCCTGCTTTCTATTTAACCGGATTCCGTATTTTTGGGCGTAGTTTTCAATGCACATGAAGCCTATGTTGTGGCGATTGCGGGCGTAGCGTTCACCCGGGTTCCCGAGACCTACAATCAGTCTGTAGCTATACTTTTTCTTCCAGAAGAACAAGGAACTCCTCCTCCGTCATCTCTTTCGTGCCCAGTTCCCGGGCACGTGCCAGCTTGCTGCCGCCGGGGTCTGCCCCAGCGACCAGGTAACCAGTGTTGCGGGTAACATTGTCTTTTACCGTCGCACCGAGTGCCTTCACCCGTTCCTCCGCCTGCTGCCGGCTGAAGGCTTCCAGCCGGCCGGTGATGACAAACTCCTGACCGGCCAGGGGAAGTGGTCGCGGCTCCGCAGCGTCTTCTTTCAGCCTGACTCCGGCTGCCCTGAGTTTCTCAATGACCTGCCGGTTCTCCGCCTGCTGGAAGAAGGCGATAATGCTATCGGCAATCCTGGGGCCAACCGACGGGATGGCCAGAAGCTCCTCACGGGTCGCATCAGCCAGGCGGTCCATACTACCGAAGTGGCTGGCCAGGACTCCGGCCATCTCGCCACCAACGTGCCGGATACCGAGAGCTAATATAACCCTGACAAGTGGCCTGTCCCTGCTCTGGTCAATGGCGTCGAGCAGGTTGTCGACGCTCTTCTCGCCCATCTTCTCCAGTCCCACGAGCTGTTCGCGCTTCTGCCTGAGGGAGTAGAGGTCGGCGATGTTCCCGATAAGGCCTTCGGCAAGCAGTGTGGCACTCAGGCTCTCTCCGATGCCGCGGATGTCCATCGCGCCCCGCGAGACGAATAGCTCGATGCCGTGCTGCACCTGGGCGGGGCAGGCGGTATTGGTGCAGTAGTACATCGCCTCACCCTCGGGGCGGACGATTTCGGCACCACAGACGGGACAGGCCGGGCGCCCCTTCTCGCGGTCGAACACCTTCTCAAGAAGGCTGAACTCCTTCTCTTCACCGGTGCGCTTGCTCGCTATCGGTCCGACGACCTCCGGGATGACCTCTCCGGCGCGTCGGACGGTGACCCAGTCGCCCTCGCGGATGTCCTTGCGGCGGATGTCGGCTTCGTTGTGCAGGGCGGCCTGCCTGATGGTAACTCCACCCACGGCGACCGGTTCCAGAATGGCGTAGGGGTTGAGCGTACCGGTGCGCCCAACGCTGATGCCTATCTCCTTCAGCACGGTTGTTTCCTCGACGGCAGGGAACTTGTAGGCGATTGCCCATCTCGGCTCGTGCCCGATGTTGCCCAAGCGGTCCTGACGCTCGATTGCGTTCACCTTGACGACAATACCGTCGGCCTCGTAGGGCAGGCTTTCCCGGTCGTCCACCCAGCGTCTGTAATACTCCTCGACCTGCTTTATGCTGTCCAATCGCACGTTATTGGAGTTCACCTTGAAGCCCAGCGATTTCAGGTAATCGAGTTGCTCCCAGTGAGTGTCCGGGACCGGCCTGCCTTCGGCCCAGCCGAGCATGTAGATGCAGATGTCCAGCGGACGCAGTGTGGTAATCCTGGGGTCGAGCTGGCGCACCGAGCCGGCGGCGGCGTTTCTGGGGTTGGCAAATGGTGGTTGTCCCTCCCGGACCCGTTCCTGGTTGAGCCGGTGGAAACCGGCTTTGGGCAGGAAGACCTCCCCCCGCACCTCGAATCGGGGTGGGGCGTCTCCGGGAACGGACAGGGGGATGCTCCGGACGGTCTTCAGGTTCCGGGTGATGTTTTCCCCACGGAATCCGTCGCCACGGGTAGCCCCGGTAGTAAGCTGGCCGTCGATATAGGTCAGAGCCACGGCAAGGCCGTCTATCTTGTGCTCACAGACGAGGTCGAATTGCTCTTCGCCAAGTAACCGGGATGTGCGTGTGTGCCATACCGTCAGCTCTTCATCGGAGAAGGCATTCCCCAGTGACAACAGCGGGTAGAGGTGCTCCACCACCCCGAAAGCCTCGACCGGGGCCGCCCCCACGCGCTGTGTCGGAGAGTCCGGGGTCAGGAATTGCGGGTACTGCTCCTCCAGACGCTTCAGTTCCCGGACGAGCCGGTCATACTCCGCGTCACTGATTTCCGGGCTATCGAGCACGTGGTAGCGGTGGTTGTGGCGGTTTATGTCCGCCTTGAGTTGCTCTATTCTCTGCTGGATTTGTACCTGGTCAGTCATCAGCTAAATTATAGCATAGTGGGTGCTTTAACTGGATGGGAACGGAGAAGATGAAGCGTGTTCAGGAAGTCATATCCCGTACATTCGGCGGGGTAGAGGGGGTATACGGGGTAACTGTATCGGGAACGGGACAGCCTAGCCGGACAATCCCTTCTTCAGGACGTCCGCACTGAAGGAGTGCCCGTGGGCGGGGTGAATCGTTCCGGCACCGTTATCGAGGAGCAATCGCCAGCTCTCCTTTACCGTATTACGGTCGTCACCGAGAGACGGCATTCCCGAATTGAACCGGAGGGGCATGACGCTCATTGCCAGGTCACCGACAAAGGCATCGCCGGTGTCCAGCAGGACACTCATCGAGCCCCATGTGTGTCCCGGCGTGTACAGCACCGTACCCTCGATACCGAAAGGCCTCAGGGAGAACGCCTTATCTTCCAGTACCAGGTCTACCGGGCAGCGAGGGAACTCCACCATCAGCGCCATGACTCTCGTCATCAGCGCTACCACCTTACCCGGGAAGCCAATCCCCGGTGGAAGTCGTTTCAAGGCCTGCTCCACCCAGTCACGCTCGCGGTAGTTGATGGCAATTTTCGCACCGGTCAGCTTCCTGAGGTCGGCGGCCGACCCGATGTGGTCGTAATGGCCGTGTGTAAGCAGAATCAGGGAGATGTCTTTCGGGGCAATGGACAACCCTTCCAGCCTCCTGCGGAAGTTGTCCTTCTGGTTGGCGAAGCCGGCATCAACCAGGACCAGACCTTCCTGTTTGATGAGGTAGCAGTTGCAGTTTCCCAGGGGAAGCTTGTGGATATCTATTTTGCTCATTCCCTTCACCCCCCGAACCGGAGATACTTTTCCGGAGTGACGGAAGATAGTCCGGCATGGTACTTACCTGTACAGGATATTAACCGGTCAGGCTATATCCTACCGCCCGGCGACATAAAGGTCAATGATGACCGGCGGCTCTTCGGTCGGGAACGGCGACCGGATTGGCATCGCGACGCCACTGGGGTAGAATGGGAATATCCAGGGGATAGGTATGATGATGATATCCATCGTTTATCGGGAAGAACTGAGGGAATACGATTTCGGTCCGGGCCATCCCTTCCGCGGTGACCGCTACGAGATATTCCCGCAGTTCCTGAAGGATATCCTGGTCGAGAACAGGGACTACCGGATGCTGAAGGCTGAGCCGGCGGGAGATGAAGACCTGCACCTTATCTGCGATGAGGAGTATATCCGTTTCACCCGGTCCTACTACCGGGAGGCTAATCTTGGTCTGACCCCTGCGGGGGACTTTTTCCGCTTCCACAGTCCGGACAACGTACCCCAGGGCCGGCCCGGAAAGGTGGAGGAGGCGGCAAGGCTTATCGTCGGGCAGGCGAAGAAAGCCTGTGACCTGGTGCAGGAAGGCGGGGTCGAGAAAGTGGTTGCTCTTGGCGGGGGCATGCACCATGCCGGACCCGGCAATGGGGAAGGATTCTGCATATACAATGATGTCGCCTTCTGCGCCCGGTACCTCCGGCAGCGGTATGCGCTGGACAGGGTACTCATACTGGATACCGACGCCCATGCCGGAAACGGCACCGCCCGTTATTTCTACGAAGACCCGGCCGTATTGTTCATCGACCTTCACCAGGACCCCAGGACCCTCTATCCGGGAAC includes the following:
- a CDS encoding hydroxyacid-oxoacid transhydrogenase, coding for MALESVVRMDSVSIKCGSGATREVGFDLKELGATRVMVVTDLNLAEKEPVKVTLKALEDAGIEAVLYSNTRIEPTDASLKEAIDFATRGKFDGFAGVGGGSSMDTAKIANLYSTYPADFLTYVNAPIGKGTPVPGPLKPLVCIPTTAGTGSEVTGVAVFDLVEMHLKTAIAHRFLRPATGIVDPDNTRTLPRMVAACTGFDVLAHALESFTAIPYNQRQAPENPRLRPAYQGSNPVSDVWAAKAIEMASKNIVRVVQNPADEEARSQMIIAATFAGIGFGNAGTHLGHGMSYPVSGMVRNYIPEGYSPDHAIIPHGLAVILTAPALVRFTAPVNPERHLEAARLAGVETAGARLEDAGDILADKIVSLMKETGMPNGLAAVGFTAEDVDKLVEGTLPQQRITRLSPRLFTPDDLKQLFLDSLTCW
- the pth gene encoding aminoacyl-tRNA hydrolase, with translation MFFWKKKYSYRLIVGLGNPGERYARNRHNIGFMCIENYAQKYGIRLNRKQATSRIGTGEILGHDVILVKPETFMNRSGLAVNRLRQKHQVRRDYIIVVHDDLDLPPGRIRIRPVGSSAGHKGITSVIDHLGRNDFARIRVGIGRPAGTDESTGVGDADIVTYVLGDLTPEEEETFREVIPRVGEAIDLILTEGLQAAMNKYNQ
- the ligA gene encoding NAD-dependent DNA ligase LigA, with the protein product MTDQVQIQQRIEQLKADINRHNHRYHVLDSPEISDAEYDRLVRELKRLEEQYPQFLTPDSPTQRVGAAPVEAFGVVEHLYPLLSLGNAFSDEELTVWHTRTSRLLGEEQFDLVCEHKIDGLAVALTYIDGQLTTGATRGDGFRGENITRNLKTVRSIPLSVPGDAPPRFEVRGEVFLPKAGFHRLNQERVREGQPPFANPRNAAAGSVRQLDPRITTLRPLDICIYMLGWAEGRPVPDTHWEQLDYLKSLGFKVNSNNVRLDSIKQVEEYYRRWVDDRESLPYEADGIVVKVNAIERQDRLGNIGHEPRWAIAYKFPAVEETTVLKEIGISVGRTGTLNPYAILEPVAVGGVTIRQAALHNEADIRRKDIREGDWVTVRRAGEVIPEVVGPIASKRTGEEKEFSLLEKVFDREKGRPACPVCGAEIVRPEGEAMYYCTNTACPAQVQHGIELFVSRGAMDIRGIGESLSATLLAEGLIGNIADLYSLRQKREQLVGLEKMGEKSVDNLLDAIDQSRDRPLVRVILALGIRHVGGEMAGVLASHFGSMDRLADATREELLAIPSVGPRIADSIIAFFQQAENRQVIEKLRAAGVRLKEDAAEPRPLPLAGQEFVITGRLEAFSRQQAEERVKALGATVKDNVTRNTGYLVAGADPGGSKLARARELGTKEMTEEEFLVLLEEKV
- a CDS encoding MBL fold metallo-hydrolase → MSKIDIHKLPLGNCNCYLIKQEGLVLVDAGFANQKDNFRRRLEGLSIAPKDISLILLTHGHYDHIGSAADLRKLTGAKIAINYRERDWVEQALKRLPPGIGFPGKVVALMTRVMALMVEFPRCPVDLVLEDKAFSLRPFGIEGTVLYTPGHTWGSMSVLLDTGDAFVGDLAMSVMPLRFNSGMPSLGDDRNTVKESWRLLLDNGAGTIHPAHGHSFSADVLKKGLSG